The Episyrphus balteatus chromosome 4, idEpiBalt1.1, whole genome shotgun sequence genome includes a window with the following:
- the LOC129919215 gene encoding uncharacterized protein LOC129919215, whose translation MDEDKTDVTTSELEDELLASSQETIVDSSETARSASAPKQPPHPGSTASTSSTSVPRPYKAQTNPSGSSATDKNLKTASLHRRVDFKRATFFLSKIAKNKEAGTPHEKDAADKIRYEKIVEEYNNLFVHPEKTAKRNRSLEEGNPPQKKAKTGGTKKKGPPQGAAQSRTLSEIVRDDLQVAIVDELSTDNKGLMSVWNSIEAKLSEMVFLYTLSANEGPYPSFDSGEMLRGYRVIKCEDGFSRDFLSKSVDEISTKWDGLKLKLIPAKEIPKQPLARIWLPLMSIKPSGTELIRSLQRLNPLIPMHDWAVIKTEEPQKNSASYLLRICEVSRGALEKADFKLRFGIRNAKIKILQSQEADPNLVEDIVEDDDTPKEAGFSGERLVTDDAESDIN comes from the coding sequence atggaCGAAGACAAGACAGACGTAACAACATCCGAATTGGAGGATGAACTCTTGGCATCGAGCCAAGAGACCATTGTGGATAGCTCGGAGACTGCTAGAAGTGCTAGCGCTCCTAAGCAACCTCCACACCCCGGAAGCACAGCTAGTACAAGTAGTACCTCTGTGCCTCGACCATATAAAGCCCAAACAAATCCGTCGGGTAGCAGTGCTACCgacaaaaacctcaaaacagcGAGTTTGCATCGTAGAGTGGACTTCAAGAGGGCTACCTTCTTTCTTAGCAAGATTGCTAAAAATAAGGAAGCTGGAACTCCACACGAAAAAGATGCCGCTGATAAAATCAGGtacgaaaaaattgttgaagagTACAACAATCTTTTTGTTCATCCCGAAAAGACCGCCAAGAGAAATAGATCTCTTGAGGAGGGTAACCCTCCTCAAAAGAAAGCTAAAACCGGCGGCACCAAAAAGAAAGGGCCACCTCAGGGAGCGGCGCAATCGCGCACTTTAAGTGAGATCGTCAGGGACGATCTTCAAGTGGCGATTGTAGATGAGCTCTCCACTGACAACAAAGGTCTGATGTCAGTGTGGAACTCCATCGAGGCCAAACTCTCTGAGATGGTCTTCCTCTACACCCTATCGGCAAATGAGGGTCCCTACCCTAGTTTCGACTCTGGTGAGATGCTCAGGGGATACAGGGTAATTAAGTGCGAGGATGGGTTTTCTAGGGATTTCCTTAGTAAAAGTGTTGATGAGATCAGCACTAAATGGGATGGTTTGAAGCTCAAGCTTATCCCAGCTAAGGAGATTCCTAAACAACCACTGGCTCGCATTTGGCTGCCCCTCATGAGTATCAAGCCAAGTGGAACGGAGCTGATCCGCAGTCTTCAGAGGTTAAACCCGCTGATTCCGATGCATGACTGGGCAGTCATTAAGACTGAAGAGCCGCAAAAGAACAGCGCGTCTTACCTTCTGAGGATCTGCGAGGTTAGTCGTGGGGCTCTCGAAAAAGCCGACTTTAAACTCCGCTTTGGCATTAGGAATGCCAAAATAAAGATTCTGCAAAGTCAGGAAGCGGACCCTAACCTAGTTGAGGATATCGTCGAGGATGACGATACCCCCAAAGAGGCAGGGTTCTCCGGCGAGAGGCTGGTAACTGACGATGCAGAATccgatataaattaa